The following coding sequences are from one Paenibacillus sp. FSL R5-0912 window:
- a CDS encoding flagellar protein FlgN encodes MALTTLLELLERLDEAHVQMLDLAAVKKQTIMDNKVEGLIDILNRESKLMKVIGQLEEKRAEAAFTFLQGVGIRSNLNLNLTELSRLVFDPEDKSRLLHIQQKLSGTLQQLKLANELNQKLIEQSLTFIDYSLDLLVGRPNQEMTYHHPSDKGSSVTRPGLFDARG; translated from the coding sequence ATGGCACTTACGACATTATTAGAATTGCTAGAGCGGCTGGACGAAGCGCATGTGCAAATGCTGGATTTGGCCGCTGTCAAGAAACAGACCATCATGGACAACAAGGTGGAGGGTCTCATCGACATCCTGAACCGTGAGTCCAAGCTTATGAAGGTGATCGGACAGCTGGAAGAGAAGCGTGCGGAAGCGGCATTTACTTTTCTGCAGGGGGTTGGAATCCGTTCCAATCTGAATCTGAATCTTACCGAGCTGTCCCGCCTTGTATTTGATCCTGAGGACAAATCGCGCCTGCTGCATATTCAGCAGAAGCTTTCCGGCACATTGCAGCAATTGAAACTTGCCAATGAGCTGAATCAGAAGCTGATTGAGCAGTCGCTTACCTTTATAGATTATTCCCTGGATTTGCTTGTCGGAAGACCAAATCAGGAAATGACATACCATCATCCGTCCGACAAGGGCAGCAGTGTGACTCGGCCGGGCCTTTTTGATGCCCGCGGATAA
- the flgM gene encoding flagellar biosynthesis anti-sigma factor FlgM gives MKINETGRINAMNPYQRSAESQRQEQMKKSTRKDEVSISDEAIKLLQAQKSGKIDAERANKIESLKQQVSAGTYQVDAAKLAETLAPYFKQSSEN, from the coding sequence ATGAAAATTAACGAGACCGGACGAATTAACGCGATGAACCCGTATCAACGGAGTGCGGAATCGCAAAGGCAGGAACAAATGAAGAAGAGCACACGCAAGGACGAGGTATCGATTTCGGATGAAGCCATTAAGCTGCTCCAGGCACAGAAAAGCGGCAAGATTGACGCTGAACGTGCGAACAAGATCGAGAGCCTGAAACAGCAAGTATCCGCAGGTACCTACCAGGTTGACGCAGCTAAGCTCGCAGAGACACTCGCCCCCTACTTTAAGCAATCCTCCGAGAATTAG
- a CDS encoding TIGR03826 family flagellar region protein: MNVDNCPRCGRLYVKNLMNLCQPCIKDLEHEYEICVDYLRKNRGTNIQELSDATEISIKEITRFIREGRISIANAPNMMYPCEVCGTLIRDGHMCDSCRSRLTKDLANAAKETVDKSSTKKTSDAAYRAVDKFRN; this comes from the coding sequence ATGAATGTAGATAATTGTCCAAGATGCGGCCGGCTATATGTTAAGAATTTGATGAACCTGTGCCAGCCTTGTATCAAAGATTTAGAGCATGAATATGAAATCTGTGTAGACTACCTGCGCAAAAATAGAGGCACTAATATTCAGGAACTGTCCGATGCCACGGAGATCTCCATTAAGGAAATCACCCGTTTCATTCGTGAGGGCCGGATTTCCATAGCGAACGCACCTAACATGATGTACCCTTGCGAAGTCTGCGGAACCTTGATCCGTGACGGGCATATGTGCGACAGCTGCCGCAGCCGCTTGACCAAGGATCTGGCAAATGCTGCCAAGGAAACTGTGGACAAAAGCAGTACCAAAAAGACTTCGGATGCCGCATACCGCGCCGTGGACAAGTTCCGGAACTAA